In Suricata suricatta isolate VVHF042 unplaced genomic scaffold, meerkat_22Aug2017_6uvM2_HiC HiC_scaffold_138, whole genome shotgun sequence, the genomic stretch GTGGAGATGACACAGGTGGGGCGGTAGCATGTGGTGTGGCAGGAGACCCGGCCACAGACGGGGCNNNNNNNNNNNNNNNNNNNNNNNNNNNNNNNNNNNNNNNNNNNNNNNNNNNNNNNNNNNNNNNNNNNNNNNNNNNNNNNNNNNNNNNNNNNNNNNNNNNNCAGCAGGAGGGGcggcagcaaggctggcagcagctggagccacagcagccaGAGCCACCACAGCTGGAGCCACAGCAAGAGGGGCGGCTGCAGCTGGACACACAGCAGCTGGGGCGGCAGCAGGTGGTCCTGCAGCAGGTGGTCTGGCAGCAGGAGGGGcggcagcaaggctggcagcaaggctggcagccgcagcagctggagccacagcaggaGGGGCGGCAGCAGCTAGAAATGCAACAGGAGGGGcggcagcaaggctggcagcagccagagccaccgcagctggagccacagcaaGAGGGTCGGCTGCAGCTGGAGATGCAGCAGGAGGGGcggcagcaaggctggcagcagctggacacACAGCAGGTGGGGCGGCAGCAGGTGGtctggcagcagctggagccacagcagctgGGGCGGCAGCAGCTGGACACACAGCAGGTGGGGCGGCAG encodes the following:
- the LOC115284642 gene encoding keratin-associated protein 4-6-like isoform X2, producing the protein MVNSCCGSVCSDQGCGQETCCRPSCCQTTCCRTTCCRPTCCVSSCCRPSCCGSSCCQTTCCRPTCCVSSCCQPCCRPSCCISSCSRPSCCGSSCGGSGCCQPCCRPSCCISSCCRPSCCGSSCCGCQPCCQPCCRPSCCQTTCCRTTCCRPSCCVSSCSRPSCCGSSCGGSGCCGSSCCQPCCXXXPVCGRVSCHTTCYRPTCVISTCPRPMCCASSCC
- the LOC115284642 gene encoding keratin-associated protein 4-7-like isoform X3 encodes the protein MVNSCCGSVCSDQGCGQETCCRPSCCQTTCCRTTCCRPTCCVSSCCRPSCCGSSCCQTTCCRPTCCVSSCCHPSCCISSCCRPSCCGSSCCGCQPCCQPCCRPSCCQTTCCRTTCCRPSCCVSSCSRPSCCXXPVCGRVSCHTTCYRPTCVISTCPRPMCCASSCC
- the LOC115284642 gene encoding keratin-associated protein 4-12-like isoform X1, whose protein sequence is MVNSCCGSVCSDQGCGQETCCRPSCCQTTCCRTTCCRPTCCVSSCCRPSCCGSSCCQTTCCRPTCCVSSCCQPCCRPSCCISSCSRPSCCGSSCGGSGCCQPCCRPSCCISSCCRPSCCGSSCCGCQPCCQPCCRPSCCQTTCCRTTCCRPSCCVSSCSRPSCCGSSCGGSGCCGSSCCQPCCRPSCXXXPVCGRVSCHTTCYRPTCVISTCPRPMCCASSCC